One Myxococcus guangdongensis DNA segment encodes these proteins:
- a CDS encoding lantibiotic dehydratase — translation MSGRWTLGEVFVLRHAGFPFDWLESLGFSAALVDDANRWLAEEQSLLEALSAERSPVKAPVLRALLENDTAPRWAPAGSERFAVLERLRSGYKALQERHAQERSALRSKLRERAAEPSIQEAVFLSSPAMFDNVWARYLRDGARKDTSDGRRVERQVYTYLQRFCAKNETTSFFGPISYGERTEEDGFDVRTVASGDTRRRTFFSFWAVTELARAVGRERTLRPHLPLRLNPLFTVSPGRAACEVLKLEVPLSESAERLLSVLREHPTPAAAAKVLGLAVEDAERAALPLVKGALLLWGLPFRPNDFTTFESVRDAVAALPALEARSRWLSRLDTLSGLKAEFETADLSRRKVLLLELEARFTEATGKPARRGDGQVYADRLILYEEASSPFRLRFGRRFTEELESSLTGPLELSAAYGERVQQGFREQVREALGTDERPVDLLDYAVRLRPDQVTGSRFSPVPPVLLDESPERARTLPVDFLGTSTPGGRYALPDVCLAAKPDGAGFEVMLARVHHHLLLRSWLSAFFPSKERYSAVASRWLDSDPSARGLVGLSIRRRNKGFYVFPGRRLVYSVSDVLDVEDGALTPSDVKVLPTSQGPVLVDGKGERLHLYLPLDDFSSYPPFAALAHPQVLHAPLRTRGQHLPRLSIGGAVYQRERWELSSEHLARPSGFELFLAAQRERHLRGWPRFVFMRSTKERKPYLIDTASPFALDLLSHLAREAERLSVEEMYPAPEQLWLRDERGRYTCELRMQFTRWSEGASPL, via the coding sequence ATGAGCGGACGCTGGACCTTGGGCGAGGTGTTCGTGCTCCGCCACGCCGGTTTCCCTTTCGACTGGCTGGAGTCGCTCGGGTTCTCCGCCGCGCTGGTGGATGACGCGAACCGATGGCTCGCGGAGGAGCAGTCACTCCTGGAGGCGCTGAGCGCGGAACGCAGCCCGGTCAAGGCGCCTGTCCTCCGCGCGTTGCTCGAGAACGACACGGCCCCCCGTTGGGCTCCCGCGGGCTCGGAGCGCTTCGCCGTGCTGGAGCGTCTTCGCTCCGGATACAAGGCCCTCCAGGAGCGTCATGCACAGGAGCGCTCGGCGCTGCGCTCGAAGCTGCGCGAACGTGCGGCGGAGCCCTCCATCCAGGAGGCGGTGTTCCTCTCCAGCCCCGCGATGTTCGACAACGTCTGGGCGCGCTACCTGCGCGATGGTGCGCGCAAGGACACGTCTGACGGGCGCCGGGTGGAGAGGCAGGTCTACACGTACCTCCAGCGCTTCTGCGCCAAGAACGAGACCACGAGCTTCTTCGGCCCCATCTCCTACGGCGAGCGCACGGAGGAAGACGGCTTCGACGTGCGCACGGTGGCGAGCGGTGACACGCGCCGACGCACGTTCTTCTCCTTCTGGGCGGTGACGGAGCTGGCGCGCGCGGTGGGCCGTGAGCGCACGCTGCGACCCCATCTCCCGCTGCGGCTCAACCCGCTCTTCACGGTGTCCCCCGGCCGTGCCGCCTGCGAGGTGCTGAAGCTGGAGGTGCCTCTGTCCGAGAGCGCCGAGCGCCTCCTGTCCGTGCTCCGGGAGCATCCGACCCCCGCCGCCGCCGCGAAGGTGTTGGGCCTCGCGGTGGAGGACGCCGAGCGCGCCGCGCTGCCCCTGGTGAAGGGCGCGCTGCTGCTCTGGGGACTGCCGTTCCGACCCAATGACTTCACGACCTTCGAGAGCGTGCGGGATGCCGTCGCCGCGCTGCCAGCGCTGGAGGCACGCTCACGTTGGTTGTCCCGCCTGGACACGCTGTCGGGACTGAAGGCCGAGTTCGAGACCGCGGACCTGAGCCGCCGCAAGGTGCTGCTCCTCGAACTGGAGGCGCGCTTCACGGAGGCCACCGGCAAGCCCGCGCGGCGAGGAGACGGTCAGGTGTACGCGGACCGGCTCATCCTCTACGAGGAGGCCAGCTCTCCGTTCCGTCTGCGCTTCGGCCGCCGCTTCACCGAGGAGCTCGAGTCCTCGCTGACCGGTCCGCTCGAGTTGTCGGCCGCCTATGGCGAGCGTGTCCAGCAGGGCTTCCGTGAGCAGGTGCGCGAGGCGCTCGGCACGGACGAGCGCCCGGTGGACCTGCTCGACTACGCGGTGCGATTGCGCCCGGACCAGGTGACGGGCAGCCGCTTCTCGCCGGTGCCCCCGGTGTTGCTGGACGAGTCACCGGAGCGCGCCCGCACGTTGCCCGTGGACTTCCTCGGCACGTCCACGCCGGGAGGCCGCTACGCGCTGCCGGATGTCTGCCTCGCGGCGAAGCCTGACGGCGCGGGCTTCGAGGTGATGCTCGCGCGAGTGCATCACCACCTCCTCCTGCGGAGCTGGCTGAGCGCGTTCTTCCCGTCGAAGGAGCGCTACTCCGCCGTGGCCTCGCGCTGGTTGGACTCGGACCCCTCCGCGCGAGGACTCGTGGGCCTGTCCATCCGCCGCCGCAACAAGGGCTTCTACGTGTTCCCGGGCCGGCGGCTCGTCTACTCGGTGTCGGACGTGCTGGACGTCGAGGACGGCGCGCTCACACCGAGCGACGTGAAGGTCCTGCCCACGTCCCAGGGCCCGGTGCTCGTGGACGGGAAGGGTGAGCGGCTGCACCTGTACCTGCCGCTGGACGACTTCTCGTCGTACCCGCCCTTCGCCGCGCTGGCGCATCCCCAGGTGCTCCATGCGCCGCTGCGCACGCGGGGACAGCACCTGCCCCGGCTGAGCATCGGCGGCGCGGTGTACCAGCGCGAGCGCTGGGAATTGTCCTCCGAGCACCTCGCGCGCCCCTCGGGCTTCGAGCTGTTCCTCGCCGCGCAGCGTGAGCGACACCTGCGCGGCTGGCCTCGGTTCGTCTTCATGCGCAGCACGAAGGAGCGCAAGCCCTACCTCATCGACACCGCGAGCCCCTTCGCGTTGGACCTGCTCTCGCACCTGGCCCGCGAGGCCGAGCGTCTCTCCGTGGAGGAGATGTACCCGGCACCCGAGCAGCTCTGGCTCCGCGACGAGCGGGGCCGCTACACCTGTGAGCTGCGAATGCAGTTCACCCGCTGGAGCGAAGGCGCCTCGCCACTTTGA
- a CDS encoding lantibiotic dehydratase: MKGWTLFPHLVVRATGFPFDWLERLGCPESARWARVLEAERRALDALRAQGPRVHRPPRELLSALKAGRPIDTEGLEAPERFAEWNTRARAAQDAEAALASALERELPAVETQMEALCREPRFLEAVASSSPPVARDLLAKREGSRLRRQVASYLQRLCAKNETMGFFGPINYGRVDAQVPTGVTLRWSGPETLVGRNAFAASWLVQGLVRAIAFDPDIASWLVPRRKAFAEMPARKAGPTPESAEELLPRIVELADGTRTLAALASSLGVAPGMAREALRLGCDKALLTHQLEVPSAVHHPVDDLAQRVAALPGAGARRHVEGLSTLLELMGRYGAADASGKMSLQDAFARKAKELWGVAPPTERGPASESHNFYQDRLPLREECGGDLRLEVGGERARELGARLEPALAWMAEAAWRTRDAAREAVARKVGSRTVPFWKVAAASADLPVPLDTSVAELLAKSVPDAASRSVELGAVERPSWDAARTLPLVTSVDLLVGATDVEAWGRGDYTLVMGDIHDTALVWGWALQFHPSRAKVESEMVRALGALSRSVPLVTVLPSRRTGLLPSEFPGPVVELGGVSSHASAWRIPLDDLFVESDGKSARLVSKRLGSEVCLYNGELESAVHTAFSLPRIRPLKVPLGEHTPRVTLGGVVVQREQWRLDAAACEALLACKDDRARLRVAVGLWDARGLPPCVFAKFKGERKPVLVDVRSPPLLRVFLNLLEQKEEVLLSEMLPGPEQLWLRGPMGRHTVELRCTLMSGAPTVSREEER; encoded by the coding sequence ATGAAGGGCTGGACCCTCTTCCCCCACCTCGTCGTTCGCGCGACAGGCTTCCCGTTCGACTGGCTGGAGCGGCTGGGGTGTCCGGAGTCGGCGCGCTGGGCGCGCGTGCTCGAGGCGGAGCGACGCGCGTTGGATGCGCTGCGTGCCCAGGGCCCGCGTGTGCACCGCCCTCCCCGGGAGCTGCTCTCCGCGCTCAAGGCGGGCCGTCCCATCGACACCGAGGGCCTGGAGGCCCCCGAGCGCTTCGCCGAGTGGAACACCCGCGCCCGTGCGGCCCAGGACGCGGAGGCCGCCCTCGCGTCGGCGCTGGAGCGTGAGCTGCCAGCGGTGGAGACGCAGATGGAGGCGCTGTGCCGGGAGCCGCGCTTCCTGGAGGCCGTGGCCAGCTCCAGTCCCCCCGTGGCCAGGGACCTGCTCGCGAAGCGCGAGGGCTCGCGGCTGCGCCGGCAGGTGGCGAGCTACCTCCAGCGACTGTGCGCGAAGAACGAGACGATGGGCTTCTTCGGTCCCATCAACTACGGCCGCGTCGATGCACAGGTGCCCACGGGCGTGACGCTGCGCTGGTCCGGACCCGAGACGCTGGTGGGACGCAACGCCTTCGCGGCGTCGTGGTTGGTGCAGGGGCTGGTGCGCGCGATTGCCTTCGACCCGGACATCGCCTCGTGGCTGGTGCCGCGTCGCAAGGCCTTCGCGGAGATGCCCGCGCGCAAGGCGGGGCCGACGCCGGAGAGCGCGGAGGAGCTGCTGCCGCGCATCGTGGAGCTGGCGGATGGAACGCGCACGTTGGCGGCGCTCGCGTCCTCGCTCGGCGTGGCGCCCGGCATGGCGCGCGAGGCGCTGCGGCTCGGCTGTGACAAGGCCTTGCTCACGCATCAGCTCGAGGTTCCGTCCGCGGTGCACCACCCGGTGGATGACCTGGCCCAGCGGGTCGCCGCGTTGCCGGGCGCGGGCGCGCGTCGTCACGTCGAGGGGCTGAGCACGCTGCTGGAGTTGATGGGGCGCTACGGGGCGGCGGATGCGAGCGGGAAGATGTCGCTCCAGGACGCCTTCGCGCGGAAGGCGAAGGAGCTGTGGGGCGTGGCGCCGCCGACGGAGCGAGGCCCCGCGTCCGAGTCCCACAACTTCTACCAGGACCGTCTCCCGCTGCGGGAGGAGTGCGGCGGAGACCTGCGGCTGGAGGTCGGCGGTGAGCGCGCGCGGGAGCTGGGCGCGCGACTGGAGCCGGCGCTGGCGTGGATGGCGGAGGCGGCGTGGCGCACGCGTGACGCGGCCCGTGAGGCGGTGGCTCGCAAGGTGGGCTCGCGCACGGTGCCCTTCTGGAAGGTCGCAGCGGCCTCCGCGGACCTGCCGGTGCCGCTGGACACGTCGGTGGCGGAGTTGCTGGCGAAGTCCGTTCCCGACGCGGCCTCGCGGTCCGTCGAGCTGGGCGCGGTGGAGCGCCCCTCGTGGGATGCGGCGCGGACCCTGCCGCTCGTCACCTCGGTGGACCTATTGGTGGGCGCCACGGACGTGGAGGCGTGGGGCCGGGGCGACTACACGCTGGTGATGGGAGACATCCACGACACGGCGCTCGTGTGGGGCTGGGCGCTCCAGTTCCATCCGTCGCGAGCGAAGGTGGAGAGCGAGATGGTGCGCGCGCTCGGGGCGCTGTCCCGCTCCGTGCCTCTGGTGACGGTGTTGCCGTCGCGGCGCACGGGCTTGCTGCCCTCCGAGTTCCCGGGGCCGGTGGTGGAGCTGGGCGGTGTGAGCTCGCATGCCTCCGCGTGGCGCATCCCGCTGGATGACCTGTTCGTCGAGAGCGATGGCAAGAGCGCGCGGCTGGTGTCGAAGCGGCTGGGCTCCGAGGTCTGCCTCTACAACGGCGAGCTGGAGAGCGCGGTGCACACGGCGTTCTCGCTGCCGCGCATCCGGCCGTTGAAGGTGCCCCTGGGGGAGCACACGCCCCGGGTGACGCTCGGCGGAGTGGTGGTGCAGCGCGAGCAGTGGAGGCTGGATGCGGCGGCGTGTGAGGCGCTGCTGGCGTGCAAGGACGACCGCGCGAGGCTGCGTGTCGCGGTGGGCCTGTGGGATGCGCGAGGACTTCCCCCATGTGTCTTCGCGAAGTTCAAGGGTGAGCGCAAACCGGTGCTGGTGGACGTGCGCAGTCCGCCGCTGCTGCGCGTGTTCCTCAACCTGCTGGAGCAGAAGGAGGAGGTCCTGCTCTCGGAGATGTTGCCCGGGCCGGAGCAGCTCTGGCTGCGTGGACCGATGGGTCGCCACACGGTGGAGCTGCGCTGCACGCTGATGTCGGGCGCTCCCACCGTCTCGCGGGAGGAGGAGCGATGA